The proteins below are encoded in one region of Zerene cesonia ecotype Mississippi chromosome 10, Zerene_cesonia_1.1, whole genome shotgun sequence:
- the LOC119829299 gene encoding sequestosome-1-like isoform X2 has translation MFAQKTRMEVQFKVYTFWNGSDKPEVRRFGIEKGVVTSFPYLHAKLQDIYPKLRGKSFTVSWKDEEGDDVTISSDDELMIALTSMSDDLKRLHVHLKEDSSNDDCDIVITAVADNNPGPSSGQSVPHSGVVCDGCEVPITGFRYKCTFCDDYDLCSKCESAGLHPEHCMVRVPVPTLPRTVIKAAVKRSRHFLKTLHAINEEHCKKQRHESSESKRREHHGHHGHHRRQARDEHQRRPRTSWLETFATYMNEFANLAGDVGVETEHVANANQENSAAKEAPKAQAPKAQASASASAATSENAQQQSSTRGPQCPFTPENLNIDNIQKLFNLYMNGNLNAFMPQQPSTSATEEKTDDVEMGQGDRKASNADKQSVTSEVSSTSNATAESKKEDSPDKTDEWTVINNDKDLIDSDAKAPGTEPNPPIGFNLPEEFQNRVQINEGQSLYPPLNAATAEPEVKVPEKPKPSAPEQPKSKDASKPTSANGSRQERHPMSHIQAAIEQMISMGFTNEGGWLTQLLESKDGNIAAVLDLLTPVNAKK, from the exons ATGTTCG ctCAGAAAACAAGAATGGAGGttcaatttaaagtttataccTTTTGGAATGGGAGTGATAAACCAGAAGTAAGGAGGTTTGGGATTGAAAAAGGTGTTGTGACAAGCTTTCCGTATTTGCATGCTAAACTTCAAGATATTTATCCTAAGCTTAGAGGAAAGAGCTTCACTGTCTCTTGGAAAG ATGAAGAAGGTGATGACGTGACTATTTCATCTGATGATGAATTGATGATTGCTCTGACATCAATGTCAGATGATTTGAAACGGCTTCATGTACACCTCAAGGAGGACAGCAGCAATGATGATTGTGATATTGTTATAACTGCTGTTGCTGATAATAACCCTGGAC CGTCCTCTGGGCAAAGTGTTCCACACAGCGGTGTAGTGTGTGACGGCTGTGAAGTTCCTATAACGGGTTTCCGCTACAAGTGCACCTTCTGTGACGACTATGACTTGTGTTCCAAGTGCGAGTCTGCTGGTCTCCACCCTGAACATTGCATGGTGCGAGTGCCTGTACCCACACTGCCT cGCACCGTTATCAAGGCGGCGGTAAAACGATCGCGCCATTTTCTGAAAACATTGCATGCGATTAACGAGGAACATTGCAAGAAGCAACGTCATGAGAGTAGTGAAAGTAAGCGGCGTGAGCATCATGGCCACCACGGCCACCATCGCCGTCAGGCCCGTGACGAACACCAACGCCGGCCACGCACCAGCTGGCTAGAAACATTCGCCACTTATATGAATGAATTTGCCAACCTTGCTGGAGATGTTGGAGTTGAAACGGAACATGTTGCTAATGCAAACCAAGAAAACTCTGCTGCTAAAGAAGCTCCAAAAGCACAAGCACCCAAGGCACAAGCTAGCGCATCCGCTTCGGCCGCGACATCGGAAAATGCTCAGCAACAATCGTCCACTAGAGGACCTCAGTGCCCTTTCACGCCAGAGAATTTGAACATTGACAACATtcaaaaactgtttaatttatatatgaacgGAAACCTAAATGCGTTTATGCCACAACAACCATCGACATCTGCTACAGAGGAAAAGACTGATGATGTGGAAATGGGCCAAGGGGACAGGAAGGCGTCCAACGCTGATAAGCAAAGTGTGACTTCCGAAGTATCTTCTACTTCTAACGCAACAGCAGAGTCTAAGAAAGAGGACTCACCTGATAAAACTGATGAGTGGACCGTTATCAATAATGACAAAG ATCTTATTGATTCTGATGCCAAGGCTCCTGGCACAGAACCAAACCCTCCAATTGGTTTTAACCTTCCTGAAGAATTCCAAAATCGTGTGCAAATTAACGAGGGCCAAAGCCTCTACCCGCCTCTCAATGCTGCCACAGCTG AGCCTGAGGTGAAAGTTCCAGAAAAACCAAAGCCGAGTGCTCCGGAACAACCAAAATCTAAAGATGCTAGTAAGCCAACATCGGCCAATGGTTCTCGCCAGGAAAGACACCCAA TGTCTCATATTCAAGCAGCCATTGAGCAGATGATATCGATGGGCTTCACCAACGAAGGAGGATGGTTAACCCAACTGCTTGAGAGCAAGGATGGCAATATTGCTGCTGTTCTTGACCTCTTGACTCCTGTCAATGCGAAGAAGTAA
- the LOC119829299 gene encoding sequestosome-1-like isoform X3 gives MEVQFKVYTFWNGSDKPEVRRFGIEKGVVTSFPYLHAKLQDIYPKLRGKSFTVSWKDEEGDDVTISSDDELMIALTSMSDDLKRLHVHLKEDSSNDDCDIVITAVADNNPGPSSGQSVPHSGVVCDGCEVPITGFRYKCTFCDDYDLCSKCESAGLHPEHCMVRVPVPTLPRTVIKAAVKRSRHFLKTLHAINEEHCKKQRHESSESKRREHHGHHGHHRRQARDEHQRRPRTSWLETFATYMNEFANLAGDVGVETEHVANANQENSAAKEAPKAQAPKAQASASASAATSENAQQQSSTRGPQCPFTPENLNIDNIQKLFNLYMNGNLNAFMPQQPSTSATEEKTDDVEMGQGDRKASNADKQSVTSEVSSTSNATAESKKEDSPDKTDEWTVINNDKDLIDSDAKAPGTEPNPPIGFNLPEEFQNRVQINEGQSLYPPLNAATAVLNPKEPEVKVPEKPKPSAPEQPKSKDASKPTSANGSRQERHPMSHIQAAIEQMISMGFTNEGGWLTQLLESKDGNIAAVLDLLTPVNAKK, from the exons ATGGAGGttcaatttaaagtttataccTTTTGGAATGGGAGTGATAAACCAGAAGTAAGGAGGTTTGGGATTGAAAAAGGTGTTGTGACAAGCTTTCCGTATTTGCATGCTAAACTTCAAGATATTTATCCTAAGCTTAGAGGAAAGAGCTTCACTGTCTCTTGGAAAG ATGAAGAAGGTGATGACGTGACTATTTCATCTGATGATGAATTGATGATTGCTCTGACATCAATGTCAGATGATTTGAAACGGCTTCATGTACACCTCAAGGAGGACAGCAGCAATGATGATTGTGATATTGTTATAACTGCTGTTGCTGATAATAACCCTGGAC CGTCCTCTGGGCAAAGTGTTCCACACAGCGGTGTAGTGTGTGACGGCTGTGAAGTTCCTATAACGGGTTTCCGCTACAAGTGCACCTTCTGTGACGACTATGACTTGTGTTCCAAGTGCGAGTCTGCTGGTCTCCACCCTGAACATTGCATGGTGCGAGTGCCTGTACCCACACTGCCT cGCACCGTTATCAAGGCGGCGGTAAAACGATCGCGCCATTTTCTGAAAACATTGCATGCGATTAACGAGGAACATTGCAAGAAGCAACGTCATGAGAGTAGTGAAAGTAAGCGGCGTGAGCATCATGGCCACCACGGCCACCATCGCCGTCAGGCCCGTGACGAACACCAACGCCGGCCACGCACCAGCTGGCTAGAAACATTCGCCACTTATATGAATGAATTTGCCAACCTTGCTGGAGATGTTGGAGTTGAAACGGAACATGTTGCTAATGCAAACCAAGAAAACTCTGCTGCTAAAGAAGCTCCAAAAGCACAAGCACCCAAGGCACAAGCTAGCGCATCCGCTTCGGCCGCGACATCGGAAAATGCTCAGCAACAATCGTCCACTAGAGGACCTCAGTGCCCTTTCACGCCAGAGAATTTGAACATTGACAACATtcaaaaactgtttaatttatatatgaacgGAAACCTAAATGCGTTTATGCCACAACAACCATCGACATCTGCTACAGAGGAAAAGACTGATGATGTGGAAATGGGCCAAGGGGACAGGAAGGCGTCCAACGCTGATAAGCAAAGTGTGACTTCCGAAGTATCTTCTACTTCTAACGCAACAGCAGAGTCTAAGAAAGAGGACTCACCTGATAAAACTGATGAGTGGACCGTTATCAATAATGACAAAG ATCTTATTGATTCTGATGCCAAGGCTCCTGGCACAGAACCAAACCCTCCAATTGGTTTTAACCTTCCTGAAGAATTCCAAAATCGTGTGCAAATTAACGAGGGCCAAAGCCTCTACCCGCCTCTCAATGCTGCCACAGCTG tgttGAATCCCAAAGAGCCTGAGGTGAAAGTTCCAGAAAAACCAAAGCCGAGTGCTCCGGAACAACCAAAATCTAAAGATGCTAGTAAGCCAACATCGGCCAATGGTTCTCGCCAGGAAAGACACCCAA TGTCTCATATTCAAGCAGCCATTGAGCAGATGATATCGATGGGCTTCACCAACGAAGGAGGATGGTTAACCCAACTGCTTGAGAGCAAGGATGGCAATATTGCTGCTGTTCTTGACCTCTTGACTCCTGTCAATGCGAAGAAGTAA
- the LOC119829299 gene encoding sequestosome-1-like isoform X1, which translates to MFAQKTRMEVQFKVYTFWNGSDKPEVRRFGIEKGVVTSFPYLHAKLQDIYPKLRGKSFTVSWKDEEGDDVTISSDDELMIALTSMSDDLKRLHVHLKEDSSNDDCDIVITAVADNNPGPSSGQSVPHSGVVCDGCEVPITGFRYKCTFCDDYDLCSKCESAGLHPEHCMVRVPVPTLPRTVIKAAVKRSRHFLKTLHAINEEHCKKQRHESSESKRREHHGHHGHHRRQARDEHQRRPRTSWLETFATYMNEFANLAGDVGVETEHVANANQENSAAKEAPKAQAPKAQASASASAATSENAQQQSSTRGPQCPFTPENLNIDNIQKLFNLYMNGNLNAFMPQQPSTSATEEKTDDVEMGQGDRKASNADKQSVTSEVSSTSNATAESKKEDSPDKTDEWTVINNDKDLIDSDAKAPGTEPNPPIGFNLPEEFQNRVQINEGQSLYPPLNAATAVLNPKEPEVKVPEKPKPSAPEQPKSKDASKPTSANGSRQERHPMSHIQAAIEQMISMGFTNEGGWLTQLLESKDGNIAAVLDLLTPVNAKK; encoded by the exons ATGTTCG ctCAGAAAACAAGAATGGAGGttcaatttaaagtttataccTTTTGGAATGGGAGTGATAAACCAGAAGTAAGGAGGTTTGGGATTGAAAAAGGTGTTGTGACAAGCTTTCCGTATTTGCATGCTAAACTTCAAGATATTTATCCTAAGCTTAGAGGAAAGAGCTTCACTGTCTCTTGGAAAG ATGAAGAAGGTGATGACGTGACTATTTCATCTGATGATGAATTGATGATTGCTCTGACATCAATGTCAGATGATTTGAAACGGCTTCATGTACACCTCAAGGAGGACAGCAGCAATGATGATTGTGATATTGTTATAACTGCTGTTGCTGATAATAACCCTGGAC CGTCCTCTGGGCAAAGTGTTCCACACAGCGGTGTAGTGTGTGACGGCTGTGAAGTTCCTATAACGGGTTTCCGCTACAAGTGCACCTTCTGTGACGACTATGACTTGTGTTCCAAGTGCGAGTCTGCTGGTCTCCACCCTGAACATTGCATGGTGCGAGTGCCTGTACCCACACTGCCT cGCACCGTTATCAAGGCGGCGGTAAAACGATCGCGCCATTTTCTGAAAACATTGCATGCGATTAACGAGGAACATTGCAAGAAGCAACGTCATGAGAGTAGTGAAAGTAAGCGGCGTGAGCATCATGGCCACCACGGCCACCATCGCCGTCAGGCCCGTGACGAACACCAACGCCGGCCACGCACCAGCTGGCTAGAAACATTCGCCACTTATATGAATGAATTTGCCAACCTTGCTGGAGATGTTGGAGTTGAAACGGAACATGTTGCTAATGCAAACCAAGAAAACTCTGCTGCTAAAGAAGCTCCAAAAGCACAAGCACCCAAGGCACAAGCTAGCGCATCCGCTTCGGCCGCGACATCGGAAAATGCTCAGCAACAATCGTCCACTAGAGGACCTCAGTGCCCTTTCACGCCAGAGAATTTGAACATTGACAACATtcaaaaactgtttaatttatatatgaacgGAAACCTAAATGCGTTTATGCCACAACAACCATCGACATCTGCTACAGAGGAAAAGACTGATGATGTGGAAATGGGCCAAGGGGACAGGAAGGCGTCCAACGCTGATAAGCAAAGTGTGACTTCCGAAGTATCTTCTACTTCTAACGCAACAGCAGAGTCTAAGAAAGAGGACTCACCTGATAAAACTGATGAGTGGACCGTTATCAATAATGACAAAG ATCTTATTGATTCTGATGCCAAGGCTCCTGGCACAGAACCAAACCCTCCAATTGGTTTTAACCTTCCTGAAGAATTCCAAAATCGTGTGCAAATTAACGAGGGCCAAAGCCTCTACCCGCCTCTCAATGCTGCCACAGCTG tgttGAATCCCAAAGAGCCTGAGGTGAAAGTTCCAGAAAAACCAAAGCCGAGTGCTCCGGAACAACCAAAATCTAAAGATGCTAGTAAGCCAACATCGGCCAATGGTTCTCGCCAGGAAAGACACCCAA TGTCTCATATTCAAGCAGCCATTGAGCAGATGATATCGATGGGCTTCACCAACGAAGGAGGATGGTTAACCCAACTGCTTGAGAGCAAGGATGGCAATATTGCTGCTGTTCTTGACCTCTTGACTCCTGTCAATGCGAAGAAGTAA
- the LOC119829664 gene encoding uncharacterized protein LOC119829664 — translation MDLKGSLVDTHLRIYPTEVLIKFLKTIHVTKDVPTNIALIIKGENRCTVTSSDNVDTKTVQLTDKDYENLKKVKEVMNKLNPDEHNIESESKNKENDNLGEEDSKGNTKTKNDNNLEDSEETNEKEESQVKAEDEVLSDENKKFLITSDLDWLYIYIKNKRGKGEEMPHLHELLEGVDIKMPDNKIIKRNPDLEARCVKLRAQQEAREYRKMTKGVDNVRIRFPEDSISYQMKQLNRHLIAIGQFLLSIFAGFLFGFRGVEWMVGNLDFGFRLLLGVMCALIIALAEIYFLAKKLNEELSVPETVQLGGPAKFANDVNNYISNAIKPSTDKEHKD, via the exons ATGGATCTTAAGGGCTCTCTTGTTGATACACACCTAAGAATATATCCCActgaagttttaattaagtttttaaaaacaattcatgTAACAAAAGATGTTCCTACAAACATTGCTCTTATAATTAAAGGTGAAAATAGATGTACTGTTACTTCCAGTGATAATGTTGATACAAAAACTGTTCAGCTTACTGACAaagattatgaaaatttaaaaaaagttaaagagGTCATGAACAAATTGAATCCAGATGAACATAATATTGAATCTGAAtcaaaaaataaggaaaatgatAATTTGGGAGAAGAAGATTCTAAGGggaatacaaaaacaaagaatgATAATAATCTTGAAGATTCTGAAGAAACTAATGAAAAGGAGGAGTCCCAAGTTAAGGCTGAGGATGAGGTATTGtcagatgaaaataaaaaattcctcATTACTTCTGATTTAGATTggctatatatttacattaagaaTAAAAGGGGCAAAGGAGAAGAAATGCCACATTTGCATGAACTCCTGGAAGgtgttgatattaaaatgcctgataataaaattataaagagaaatcCTGATCTCGAAGCAAGGTGTGTGAAATTGAGAGCACAGCAAGAGGCCCGCGAATATAGAAAAATGACTAAAGGTGTTGATAATGTAAGAATAAGATTTCCAGAGGACAGTATTTCATATCAAA tgaAACAACTAAATCGACATCTGATTGCTATTGGTCAATTTTTACTCTCAATATTTGCGGGATTCCTCTTTGGCTTCCGTGGAGTCGAATGGATGGTTGGAAATTTAGATTTTGGATTTCGATTGTTGCTGGGTGTCATGTGTGCACTTATTATAGCCCTTgctgaaatatatttcctaGCCAAAAAACTAAATGAAGAATTATCTGTACCAGAAACTGTACAGCTTGGTGGCCCTGCTAAGTTTGCTAATGatgtcaataattatatatctaatgcAATTAAACCTAGTACTGATAAAGAACATAAAGATTAA
- the LOC119829665 gene encoding biogenesis of lysosome-related organelles complex 1 subunit 5, with protein MTELSREIGEIWTRLFDHRPFLNGEIKFMLKEFEEKRGDREVENLFNILENITDIKDTQLDKIQRSSKTALPVLSEKLQQALTLTEEVEKDYLEIQQECAKKRLENKEKRQKEWDQFIDDMNFKCQRIDNTFEEKEEELRDLYADLNHKLNITNN; from the exons atgacGGAGTTGTCACGAG AAATTGGTGAAATTTGGACTCGATTGTTCGACCATAGACCGTTTTTAAATGGAGAGATTAAGTTTATGTTAAAAGAATTTGAG gaAAAACGTGGTGACAGAGAAGTTGAAAATCTTTTCAATATTCTAGAAAATATAACAGATATCAAAGACACCCAATTGGATAAAATTCAAAGAAGCTCAAAGACTGCATTACCTGTCCTAAGTGAGAAATTACAACAAGCTTTAACACTAACTGAGGAAGTTGAGAAGGACTATCTTGAAATACAACAG gaGTGTGCCAAAAAGCGCCTTGAAAATAAAGAGAAGCGACAAAAGGAATGGGATCAGTTTATTGATGATATGAACTTTAAGTGTCAGAGAATTGATAATACATTTGAAGAAAAAGAAGAGGAGTTGAGAGATTTATACGCAGATCTTAATCATAAACTTAacataactaataattaa
- the LOC119829643 gene encoding exosome complex component RRP42, protein MAGILLSQTEKTYILHGVQEDFRSDGRSNIDYRPMELETDVVSHASGSARLRLANTDILVGVKTEIDVPYPDKASLGKIEFFVDCSANATPEFEGRGGEQLASSISNMLQRAYHSSQAFNLTQLCIFEGKQCWKLYIDILILECGGNLCDAVSLAVKAALFNTRIPFVKAALMDGGNVDLQLSDDPFDSKHLNVGTAPLLVTLCKIGDKCVVDPSAEEEKCSVVSLIVGVSGNPAYYTGNTTNPDLKSKCTTIGMIGAGSVASQTLKEAVSQGIIAAKCLDEALGKALLREKAESNTYKKESYGFLK, encoded by the exons ATGGCTGGAATATTACTAAGTCAGActgaaaaaacatatatacttCATGGCGTACAG GAAGACTTCCGCTCTGATGGGAGATCTAATATTGACTATAGACCCATGGAACTGGAAACAGACGTAGTCAGCCATGCAAGTGGTTCGGCGCGCTTACGATTGGCCAATACAGATATTCTAGTGGGTGTTAAAACTGAAATTGATGTTCCTTATCCTGACAAAGCTAGTCTAGGAAAAATTGAATTCTTTGTAGATTG TTCTGCAAATGCCACACCAGAATTTGAAGGTAGAGGTGGAGAACAACTTGCAAGCAGCATATCGAACATGTTGCAAAGAGCATATCACTCTTCTCaagcatttaatttaacacaatTGTGCATATTTGAAGGAAAACAATGTTGGAAActgtatattgatatttta ATTCTAGAATGTGGTGGCAACTTATGTGATGCAGTGTCTTTAGCTGTAAAAGCAGCACTTTTCAACACAAGGATACCTTTTGTTAAAGCAGCTCTTATGGATGGCGGAAATGTAGATTTACAACTGTCTGATGACCCATTTGATAGCAAGCATTTGAATGTTGGCACTGCACCATTACTG gtCACATTATGCAAAATTGGTGATAAATGTGTTGTTGATCCATCAGCTGAGGAAGAAAAGTGTAGTGTTGTGTCACTGATTGTTGGTGTATCAGGCAATCCTGCATATTACACAGGAAACACAACCAACCCTGACTTAAAGTCTAAATGTACTACAATTGGCATGATAGGTGCTGGCAGTGTGGCCTCACAAACACTGAAAGAGGCTGTCAGCCAAGGAAT TATTGCAGCCAAATGTTTAGACGAAGCACTTGGAAAAGCTCTTTTACGTGAAAAAGCAGAATCCAACACTTACAAAAAAGAATCGTATggatttcttaaataa